Proteins encoded by one window of Methylovirgula ligni:
- a CDS encoding FAD-dependent oxidoreductase encodes MNALPQKIRILGAGVVGLTAAYEFATAGQAVEIVDRKSGPGLGCSYFAGGMLAPWCESESAPPLVFEWGLEGLAFWTETLKLAKANGSLLVAPARDRADLLRFSRRTSGFEWLDVEAIAAREPHLAGRFDRALFYPAEAHLDPRAAMAALTARLREFPNVAFRFNTSAEDVKSPADWTIDCRGFAARDALPDLRGVKGEMLVVKTDEISFQRPVQLLHPRHPVYVVPRGDGRFMVGATAVENEESPRITARSMLELLSAVYALHPAFGEAEIIETGADLRPTFPDNLPRIRREGRTIFINGLYRHGYLLAPPLARRAVAVALKGEIFPEVMDANPRQRQSA; translated from the coding sequence ATGAACGCGCTTCCGCAAAAAATACGTATCCTTGGTGCCGGTGTCGTCGGGCTGACGGCGGCCTATGAATTTGCCACGGCTGGCCAGGCGGTCGAGATCGTCGACCGCAAGTCCGGGCCGGGACTCGGTTGCTCCTATTTCGCCGGCGGCATGCTCGCGCCCTGGTGCGAGAGCGAGAGCGCGCCGCCGCTGGTTTTCGAATGGGGACTTGAGGGTCTGGCCTTCTGGACCGAGACGCTCAAGCTCGCGAAGGCCAATGGCAGCCTGCTCGTTGCGCCGGCCCGGGACAGGGCCGATCTTCTGCGCTTCTCGCGCCGTACATCCGGCTTCGAATGGCTCGATGTCGAGGCGATCGCCGCGCGCGAGCCGCACCTCGCCGGTCGTTTCGATCGCGCGCTCTTTTATCCCGCCGAGGCGCATCTCGATCCGCGCGCGGCAATGGCGGCGCTGACGGCGCGGCTACGCGAATTTCCGAATGTCGCCTTCCGCTTCAACACCTCGGCCGAGGACGTGAAAAGCCCAGCCGACTGGACGATCGATTGCCGCGGCTTTGCCGCGCGTGACGCATTGCCGGATCTGCGCGGTGTCAAAGGCGAAATGCTCGTCGTCAAAACCGACGAGATTTCCTTCCAGCGGCCGGTGCAATTGCTGCATCCGCGTCATCCCGTTTATGTCGTGCCGCGCGGCGATGGCCGCTTCATGGTCGGCGCGACGGCGGTCGAGAATGAGGAGAGTCCGCGTATCACGGCGCGCTCGATGCTTGAGCTTTTGAGCGCCGTCTACGCGTTGCACCCGGCCTTTGGCGAGGCCGAGATCATCGAGACCGGTGCCGATCTGCGCCCGACATTTCCCGACAATCTGCCGCGCATCCGGCGCGAGGGGCGCACGATCTTTATCAACGGGCTTTATCGACACGGCTATCTTCTCGCGCCGCCGCTGGCGCGCCGTGCCGTTGCGGTGGCGCTCAAGGGCGAAATATTTCCGGAGGTGATGGATGCAAATCCGCGTCAACGGCAAAGCGCATGA
- the thiS gene encoding sulfur carrier protein ThiS, producing MQIRVNGKAHEVSATTLAALLAELDYQDKLVATAVNQSFVRAVDRPTTKLNPDDAVEILVPRQGG from the coding sequence ATGCAAATCCGCGTCAACGGCAAAGCGCATGAAGTTTCGGCGACGACGCTCGCCGCGCTGCTTGCCGAACTCGATTATCAGGACAAACTGGTTGCGACCGCGGTGAACCAGAGTTTCGTCCGCGCCGTTGACCGGCCGACGACAAAGCTCAACCCCGACGACGCGGTCGAGATTCTCGTGCCGCGGCAGGGAGGGTGA
- a CDS encoding thiazole synthase, whose protein sequence is MQDTPFEVYGTVLASRLLIGTAQYSSPAVLAEAVKASGADVVTVSLRREAGKSRAGESFWNLVRDLGVKVLPNTAGCRSVAEAVTTAEMAREVFATDWIKLEVIGDDDLLQPDVFGLVEAAAVLSRAGFKVFPYTTEDLLVAEKLVGAGCEVLMPWGAPIGSGRGLNNVFGLQALRKHFPSVPLIVDAGIGTPAHAAAAMELGYDAVLLNTAIAKAGDPVMMARAFAHAIEAGRLGYCADPIPPREMAEPSTPQIGRAFSDLSKRA, encoded by the coding sequence ATGCAGGACACGCCTTTTGAAGTTTACGGCACGGTGCTCGCCTCGCGGCTGCTGATCGGCACGGCGCAATATTCCTCGCCCGCCGTTCTCGCCGAGGCGGTCAAGGCGTCGGGCGCCGACGTCGTTACCGTCTCGCTGCGGCGCGAGGCGGGCAAGAGCCGCGCCGGCGAAAGTTTCTGGAACCTGGTGCGCGATCTTGGCGTCAAGGTGTTGCCGAATACGGCGGGCTGCCGCAGCGTCGCGGAAGCCGTCACAACGGCCGAGATGGCGCGCGAGGTTTTTGCGACCGATTGGATCAAGCTTGAAGTCATCGGCGACGACGATTTGTTGCAGCCGGATGTGTTCGGCCTCGTCGAGGCGGCGGCGGTTCTTTCGCGCGCGGGCTTCAAGGTGTTTCCCTACACGACCGAGGATTTGCTGGTCGCTGAGAAACTAGTCGGCGCCGGCTGCGAAGTGCTGATGCCTTGGGGCGCGCCGATCGGCTCGGGACGCGGCCTCAACAATGTCTTTGGCCTGCAGGCTCTGCGTAAACATTTCCCCTCCGTGCCGCTGATCGTCGATGCCGGTATCGGCACGCCGGCGCATGCGGCGGCGGCGATGGAGCTTGGCTATGATGCGGTGCTGCTCAATACGGCGATTGCCAAGGCCGGCGATCCGGTGATGATGGCGCGCGCCTTCGCCCACGCTATCGAGGCGGGGCGGCTTGGCTATTGCGCCGATCCGATCCCGCCGCGCGAGATGGCGGAGCCGTCGACGCCGCAGATCGGCCGCGCCTTTTCGGACTTGTCGAAACGTGCTTGA
- a CDS encoding thiamine phosphate synthase — protein sequence MLDPFYPIVDSAAWLARLLPCGVKFVQLRVKDRPAEDIRREIRTARTLCDSSGAQLIVNDYWREAIDLGCNFVHLGQEDLDTADIAAIRGAGIKIGISTHDEAELDRALAFAPDYLALGPIYPTILKKMAFGPQGLDRIGEWKKKIGAIPLVAIGGITLERAPGVFAAGADIVSAVTDISLNADPEARARAWVAATRPAVA from the coding sequence GTGCTTGACCCGTTTTACCCGATTGTCGATAGCGCCGCCTGGCTGGCGCGGCTGCTGCCCTGCGGCGTCAAGTTCGTGCAATTGCGGGTGAAGGACCGGCCGGCGGAGGACATCCGGCGCGAGATCAGAACCGCGCGCACGCTCTGCGATAGCTCCGGCGCGCAGCTCATCGTCAATGATTATTGGCGCGAGGCGATCGATCTCGGCTGCAACTTCGTCCATCTCGGCCAAGAGGATCTCGATACCGCCGATATCGCCGCCATTCGCGGCGCCGGGATCAAGATCGGCATTTCGACGCATGACGAGGCCGAGCTTGACCGCGCGCTCGCGTTCGCGCCCGATTATCTCGCCCTCGGGCCGATCTACCCGACGATCCTCAAGAAGATGGCATTCGGACCGCAGGGTCTCGATCGCATCGGGGAATGGAAAAAGAAGATTGGCGCGATTCCGCTTGTCGCCATCGGTGGCATCACGCTTGAGCGTGCGCCGGGCGTCTTTGCAGCGGGCGCCGACATCGTTTCGGCAGTCACCGATATCAGCCTGAACGCCGATCCTGAAGCGCGCGCCCGCGCCTGGGTCGCGGCGACGCGGCCGGCCGTCGCTTAG
- a CDS encoding heparinase II/III family protein, with translation MKFGDKLHIGRRVAGRAGRVARRIVTAPGAALSSLRAPVPERLLIAPQDLRTTDASIASEIYSGYFALAGRVVNLRGASPFEAAAPSPGWARALASFGWLRHLRAADTALARANARALVDDFLSHSEKPDRTPAWEVRVAVRRMLSFLSQSPIILENADRAFYRRFMRALMRLQYFLERQIAVGAVRGEERLFAAISLAELGLCAKVGNNFQRRSTRLLAEELSRQIRPDGGHASRSADTLIRLLLDLLPLRQAYAARSLPPPPELLNAIDRMLPMLRLLRHGDGSIALFNGMGVTPVDVLTTVLAYEDPRAKPMFNAPYTGYQRVEASDSILIVDTGRPPPPEFSTRAHAGTLSFEFSIGPQRLIVNCGAPDSELSPARGAARATAAHSTLVVDDTSSSHFASGKGLEKWLGGEIISGPRQVAVERLNQPGATRLVMAHDGYRAQFDVLHERRLTLSADGLRLDGEDRLKSVAAKPRTYPFAIRFHVHPSVQLHSVLEGEAALLDLPDGTRWILSTQEAPIEIEESIFFAAPDGPRASQQLVIYRSAADPPHVAWTLRALGHENRDDAAFEDG, from the coding sequence GTGAAATTCGGAGACAAGCTCCATATCGGCCGCCGTGTCGCCGGACGTGCCGGACGCGTCGCGCGCCGGATCGTGACCGCGCCAGGCGCCGCGCTGTCTTCTCTGCGCGCCCCGGTGCCGGAGCGGCTTTTGATCGCGCCGCAAGATTTGCGCACCACCGATGCGTCGATCGCCAGCGAAATCTATTCCGGCTATTTCGCGCTGGCTGGCAGGGTCGTGAATCTGCGCGGCGCTTCGCCCTTCGAGGCGGCGGCGCCCTCCCCCGGTTGGGCGCGGGCGCTCGCGAGCTTCGGCTGGCTGCGCCACTTGCGCGCCGCCGACACGGCGCTGGCGCGTGCCAATGCGCGTGCCCTGGTCGACGATTTTCTCAGCCACAGCGAAAAGCCGGATCGCACCCCCGCCTGGGAGGTACGCGTCGCCGTGCGGCGTATGCTTTCATTTCTGTCGCAGTCGCCGATCATTCTGGAGAACGCCGACCGCGCCTTCTACCGCCGCTTCATGCGTGCGCTGATGCGCCTGCAATATTTTCTGGAACGCCAGATCGCCGTGGGCGCGGTGCGTGGCGAGGAGCGTCTCTTCGCCGCGATCAGCCTCGCGGAACTCGGCCTCTGTGCCAAGGTCGGCAACAATTTTCAGCGCCGCAGCACGCGGCTGCTCGCCGAGGAGCTGAGCCGCCAAATTCGCCCCGACGGCGGCCACGCCAGCCGCAGCGCCGATACGCTGATCCGGCTGTTGCTCGATCTACTGCCGTTGCGGCAGGCTTATGCCGCACGTTCGCTGCCGCCGCCGCCGGAATTGCTCAATGCGATCGACCGCATGTTGCCGATGTTGCGTCTGCTGCGCCACGGCGACGGCTCGATCGCCTTGTTTAATGGCATGGGCGTGACGCCTGTCGATGTTCTCACGACCGTGCTGGCTTACGAAGATCCGCGCGCCAAGCCGATGTTCAATGCGCCCTACACCGGCTACCAGCGGGTCGAGGCGAGCGACAGCATCCTGATCGTTGACACCGGCCGCCCGCCGCCGCCGGAATTCTCGACCAGAGCCCATGCCGGCACGCTCTCGTTCGAATTCTCAATCGGGCCGCAAAGACTCATCGTCAATTGCGGCGCGCCGGACAGCGAGCTCTCCCCCGCGCGGGGCGCGGCGCGCGCCACCGCCGCGCATTCCACGCTCGTCGTCGACGATACATCGTCGAGCCATTTCGCCTCCGGCAAGGGTCTGGAGAAATGGCTCGGCGGCGAGATCATCTCCGGTCCGCGACAGGTGGCGGTCGAGCGCCTCAATCAGCCCGGCGCGACGCGCCTCGTCATGGCGCACGACGGCTATCGGGCGCAGTTCGACGTGCTCCACGAGCGGCGGCTGACCCTCAGCGCCGACGGTCTGCGCCTCGATGGCGAGGACCGGCTCAAATCCGTCGCCGCGAAACCGCGGACCTATCCTTTCGCGATCCGCTTCCACGTTCATCCGAGCGTGCAACTGCACAGCGTGCTCGAAGGCGAAGCCGCGCTGCTCGACCTGCCGGACGGCACGCGCTGGATTCTGAGCACGCAAGAAGCGCCGATCGAAATCGAGGAGAGCATTTTTTTCGCCGCGCCCGACGGCCCACGCGCCAGCCAGCAACTCGTCATCTATCGCAGCGCGGCGGACCCTCCCCACGTCGCTTGGACGCTGCGCGCACTGGGGCACGAAAATCGCGATGACGCGGCGTTTGAAGACGGCTAA